The DNA sequence CACGCCGCGCGCCCGGCCGCCCGCGGCGTTCTCCCGACTGAGGACCACCGAGGGGCCGGCGAATCGGGACCGGGTGAACACCGCGGACGAGGCCGGGGACGGGCCGTCGTTGACGACGACGAAGACGTCGTCCCCCTCCTCGCGGAGCCCCGCGGCCCCCGCGTGTGCGCGGAAGCCCGCGGGCAGAGGGATCGGTCCGGAGGAAGCGGTCGCGGTGCGGATGGAGTTCACGCCCCCGAGTCTAGGCCCGTCGACCCCGCGCACGGACCGCCGGTTGACGCCCTGTGCGCCGACCCGGGACTAAATGTGAGACAGCTCTCACCTGAGCACTTTCAGTCACTCACTTCCTGTTGGTATGAACGCGGCCTTACCGTCCACCGCGTGGCAAAAGCCCTTGTCAGGTGGGGTTCGGAGTCTTCTCTGGGTAACGTCGGCCGCAGTCGTCCGGATGTACCCACTGAGCGTCCGAACGACGCAGACCACGGCGGTGGAGAGCCCACCGTCGGTACGACGAAAGGATCTCAACCATGATCTCCGACTTCATCAATGGCATCGCCACCGGTTCCGCCGCCGTCAACACCGGTTCGGCTGCCGCCGACTTCGGCTCCGACCTCATCGCCCAGGTCCTCGGCTTCTTCGGCGGCTTCGTCGAGAACTTCGGCTCCTGAGTCGACGCGCCTGACGGCGCATCAGCCCGGGCCGGGTTCGGCCTGGCCCGGGCACCGCGTGTGACCGGCCCCGCCTCGAGCGGGGCCGGTTTCCGCATCTCAGGCGGTAACCTCGATTCCATGCAGCTCGATCTCTCCCGTCACGTCGCCGCCGGCCCCGACGAGGTCTGGGCCGTGCTCACCGACATCCCCTCCGCGCACCGCACCCTCAGCGGGGTCCTGGCGGTCGAGATCCTCACGCCGGGGCCCTATCAGCCCGGGCTGCGATGGCGGGAGACCCGCAGGATGTTCGGCGTGAAGTCCACCGAGGAGATGATGGTCCTCACCGCCGAGCCTCCGCACTCCACCGCGATCGTCTCCGAGAACGGAGGCACCGAGTACAAGACGGTGTTCACCGTGACCCCGGACCCGGACGGCGCCGGGTCGACCCTGCGGATGCGGTTCGGTTCCCACACCGCGCACGCCCCGGCGATCTCCCGGGTCGTGATGGCTCTGATGGGCGGGCTCGCCGAACGAGCGACCCGCAAGGCCATGGAGCAGGATCTGGCGGACATCGCCGCCGAGGCGGAGCGTCGCACCGACTGAGCCGCCCCGGGGGTTCGGCCCGGTCCTCAGGCGTTCATCCCGTGAGAGTCGTGCCCCGATCCCAGAGTTCGGCGACCACCTCGGCGGCCGGCCGATCGGCGTAGGACCCGGCCGCACGCCAGCCCGAGCCGGCCCACAGTGGCGGGACCTCGACGTCACCGGTGTCGGTGGCGGCCTTGCGCACCGGCCCGGTGAGGACGTGAAGGAGAGGGTAGGCCGGCGGAGCGACCGCGTCGAACTCGGCCACGAACCCGTTGACCAGAGCACGTGCGTAGCGCCCGGTGTAGCTGCGCGTCGGCCTCGACTCCGTGAACCGGGGATCGCCTAACGCGGCGCGGTACAGGGCGTTCGTGCCCGCCTCCCGGGTGCGCAGCAGGACCGTCCCCAGTTGGACACCGTCGGCGCCCGCTCCGAGGGCTGCCGCGACGTCCTGCGGGGTGCTGATCCCACCCGCGGCGACGAAGGGGACGTCCGGCAGTTCCGACCGGACGGACCGCACGAGGTCCACTGTCGAGATGGAATCCGGCCGTTCGCCGATGGTCGTGGTCGAGCGGTGACCGCCCGCCTCCGCGGACTGCACCGAGAGCCAGTCGGCGCCCGCCTCCACCGC is a window from the Dietzia sp. JS16-p6b genome containing:
- a CDS encoding SRPBCC family protein; its protein translation is MQLDLSRHVAAGPDEVWAVLTDIPSAHRTLSGVLAVEILTPGPYQPGLRWRETRRMFGVKSTEEMMVLTAEPPHSTAIVSENGGTEYKTVFTVTPDPDGAGSTLRMRFGSHTAHAPAISRVVMALMGGLAERATRKAMEQDLADIAAEAERRTD
- a CDS encoding nitronate monooxygenase family protein, translated to MSERPPRFRDRPDRPDRPDRPDRRGRLLPAHLRRPVIGAPMAGGPTTPELIAAVGEAGGLGMLGSGYLDAAGTRAEIARVRAVTDAPFGVNVFLVDRDDSDAALAAAGGPRVVENYATAIGPVAEDLGIALAPSPDFTDFDQDATLAALVADPVDVVSFTFGIPGRDVVEALQEVGTAVVVTVAGVQDARRAVEAGADWLSVQSAEAGGHRSTTTIGERPDSISTVDLVRSVRSELPDVPFVAAGGISTPQDVAAALGAGADGVQLGTVLLRTREAGTNALYRAALGDPRFTESRPTRSYTGRYARALVNGFVAEFDAVAPPAYPLLHVLTGPVRKAATDTGDVEVPPLWAGSGWRAAGSYADRPAAEVVAELWDRGTTLTG